The proteins below come from a single Polymorphobacter fuscus genomic window:
- a CDS encoding amidohydrolase encodes MTMRCALLVSGLMLGQAALADTAYVNANGYTIDAAGGLARFGTLVVADDGRVKATLAAGAPVPRGKRIDVKGRTLMPGLIDAHGHVMGLGELALKVDLNGTTSLAEAQARLRAYKTGSAWITGGGWNQERWQLGRFPTAAELDAVTGARPAFLERVDGHAGWANSRALALAGVTAATPDPAGGRIERDAAGNPTGVLVDGAMKLVASKIPAPSQRESDAMLAKSLAIMASVGLTGAGDAGIDPATWERYQRFARTGKLTARIYAMAYGPDNRAAIAPQGPIGWNADDRLAMMAMKLQADGALGSRGAWMKAPYSDAPGNRGLPFFDEGALRRIIVDASAKGFQVNVHAIGDAANGAALGAFAVVPAEQRTALRHRDEHAQIVAPDDLPRFARLGIIASIQPTHATSDKGMAEARVGAERLAGGYAWRTLIDSGVRIAAGSDFPVEPPNPFYGLHAAVTRQSRDGQPAGGWRTNEAMTLPEAFAAFTTGAAYAEHAEDKFGTLTPGKWADFIVVDRDPFAIAPATLWQVVVEETFVGGKRVYRRR; translated from the coding sequence ATGACGATGCGATGCGCGCTGTTGGTGTCGGGGCTGATGCTCGGCCAGGCGGCGCTGGCCGATACGGCTTATGTCAACGCCAATGGCTATACGATCGACGCCGCCGGCGGGCTGGCGCGGTTCGGCACCCTGGTGGTCGCCGACGATGGCCGGGTCAAGGCGACGCTGGCGGCCGGCGCCCCGGTGCCGCGCGGCAAGCGCATCGATGTCAAGGGCCGCACGCTGATGCCCGGGCTGATCGATGCCCATGGCCATGTCATGGGGCTGGGCGAACTGGCGCTGAAGGTCGATCTCAACGGCACGACCTCGCTTGCCGAGGCGCAGGCGCGGCTGCGCGCCTACAAGACCGGCAGCGCCTGGATCACCGGCGGCGGTTGGAATCAAGAGCGCTGGCAGCTGGGGCGGTTCCCGACGGCGGCCGAGCTCGATGCGGTGACCGGTGCCAGGCCGGCGTTCCTGGAACGGGTCGATGGCCATGCCGGCTGGGCGAACAGCCGCGCGCTGGCGCTGGCGGGCGTGACGGCGGCGACACCGGACCCGGCCGGCGGCCGGATCGAGCGCGACGCCGCCGGCAACCCGACCGGGGTGCTGGTCGATGGCGCGATGAAGCTGGTGGCGAGCAAGATCCCGGCACCGAGCCAGCGCGAAAGCGACGCGATGCTCGCCAAATCGCTGGCGATCATGGCGTCGGTGGGGCTGACCGGCGCCGGGGATGCCGGCATCGACCCGGCGACCTGGGAACGATATCAGCGCTTTGCGCGCACCGGCAAGCTGACGGCGCGCATCTATGCGATGGCCTATGGGCCGGACAACCGCGCCGCGATCGCGCCGCAGGGACCGATCGGCTGGAACGCCGACGACCGGCTGGCGATGATGGCGATGAAGCTGCAGGCCGATGGCGCGCTGGGGTCGCGCGGTGCCTGGATGAAGGCGCCGTACAGCGACGCCCCCGGCAACCGCGGCCTGCCGTTCTTCGATGAAGGCGCGTTGCGACGGATCATCGTCGATGCCTCCGCCAAGGGTTTCCAGGTCAATGTCCATGCCATCGGCGATGCCGCCAATGGCGCGGCGCTGGGCGCCTTTGCCGTGGTGCCGGCCGAGCAGCGGACGGCGCTGCGCCACCGCGACGAACATGCGCAGATCGTGGCGCCCGACGACCTGCCGCGCTTTGCCCGGCTGGGGATCATCGCGTCGATCCAGCCGACGCACGCCACGTCGGACAAGGGCATGGCCGAGGCGCGGGTCGGTGCCGAGCGGCTGGCGGGCGGCTATGCCTGGCGGACGCTGATCGATTCGGGCGTGCGGATCGCAGCCGGGTCGGATTTTCCGGTCGAACCGCCGAACCCCTTTTACGGGTTGCATGCGGCGGTGACGCGCCAGTCGCGCGATGGCCAGCCGGCCGGCGGCTGGCGCACGAACGAGGCGATGACGCTGCCCGAAGCCTTTGCGGCGTTCACCACCGGGGCGGCCTATGCCGAGCATGCCGAAGACAAGTTCGGCACGCTGACACCGGGGAAATGGGCGGATTTCATTGTCGTGGACCGCGACCCGTTCGCGATTGCGCCGGCAACGCTGTGGCAGGTCGTGGTGGAGGAGACATTCGTGGGCGGCAAGCGGGTGTATCGGCGCCGATAA
- a CDS encoding fumarylacetoacetate hydrolase family protein: MHDVPVPTVAIAGSATRFPVRRIFCVGQNYAEHTREMGGDPSRPAPFFFTKPGDAVVDSGSVLAFPRQTADLHHEVELVVAIGTGGSDIAAADALAHVFGHGVGIDLTRRDLQAAAKAAGRPWDMAKGFDESAPVGPLTPGAPPAAGAISLTVNDELRQSGDIAQMIWSVAEIIATLSRFVVLAPGDLIFTGTPAGVGPIRPGQAVSGRIAGLAPIDIAYAG, from the coding sequence ATGCACGACGTTCCCGTACCGACCGTCGCGATTGCCGGTTCGGCGACGCGCTTCCCGGTGCGGCGCATCTTCTGCGTCGGGCAGAATTATGCCGAGCACACCCGCGAAATGGGCGGCGACCCGAGCCGGCCGGCGCCGTTCTTCTTCACCAAGCCCGGCGACGCGGTGGTCGACAGCGGCAGCGTCCTTGCCTTTCCGCGTCAGACCGCCGACCTGCACCACGAAGTCGAGCTGGTCGTCGCCATCGGCACCGGCGGCAGCGACATCGCGGCGGCGGATGCACTGGCGCATGTCTTCGGCCATGGCGTCGGCATCGACCTGACGCGGCGCGACCTGCAGGCCGCAGCGAAGGCCGCCGGCCGGCCGTGGGACATGGCCAAGGGCTTCGACGAAAGCGCGCCGGTCGGGCCGCTGACGCCGGGGGCGCCGCCGGCCGCCGGAGCGATCTCTCTGACCGTGAATGACGAACTGCGCCAGTCGGGCGACATCGCCCAGATGATCTGGAGCGTCGCGGAGATCATCGCCACCCTGTCGCGCTTCGTGGTGCTGGCGCCGGGCGACCTTATTTTCACCGGCACGCCGGCCGGCGTCGGCCCGATCCGGCCGGGGCAGGCGGTGAGCGGGCGCATCGCCGGGCTGGCGCCGATCGACATTGCATATGCCGGCTGA